One Bacteroidota bacterium genomic window carries:
- a CDS encoding CoA-binding protein: MSKKTLVVGASENPERYSNKAIRKLLEYNHPVVAYGLKKGEVQGVSITDSQEVFPEIDTVTMYVGAKNQPPLYNYILSLNPKRIIFNPGAENAEFEKMAQESGIEVDNACTLVMLSVGTY, encoded by the coding sequence ATGTCAAAAAAAACATTGGTTGTTGGTGCATCCGAAAATCCGGAGCGGTATTCTAACAAAGCTATTCGTAAGCTACTAGAGTACAATCATCCGGTAGTAGCTTATGGCCTTAAAAAAGGCGAAGTACAGGGTGTGTCAATAACAGATAGCCAAGAAGTATTTCCGGAAATAGATACTGTAACAATGTATGTAGGTGCAAAAAATCAGCCGCCTTTGTACAACTATATTTTAAGCTTAAACCCCAAACGCATTATATTTAATCCGGGAGCAGAGAATGCGGAATTCGAGAAAATGGCGCAAGAAAGTGGGATTGAAGTGGATAATGCATGTACGCTAGTAATGCTGTCTGTGGGGACTTATTAA